Part of the Pseudomonas sp. Leaf58 genome is shown below.
GGGGCTGCTTTGCAGCCCATCGCCGGCAAGCCGGCTCCCACAGGTACAGCACAGGGCCTGAACCTGTGGGAGCCGGCTTGCCGGCGAAAGGGCCGCAAAGCGGCCCCAGCTCTATCAGGTACGGTATTCGGCGTTGATCTTCACGTACTCGTGGGACAGGTCGGTGGTCCAGATGGTTTCGCTGCACTGGCCACGGCCCAGCTCGATGCGGATGGTGATCTCTTCCTGGGCCATCACTGCCGAACCCTGCGCTTCGGTGTAGCTCGGGCTACGGCCGCCTTTGCTGGCGATGCACACGCTGTCCAAGTACACATCGATCAGGCTTACATCCAGCTCCGGTACGCCGGCCCGGCCAACGGCGGCCAGAATGCGGCCCCAGTTCGGGTCCGAGGCAAACAGTGCGGTCTTGATCAGCGGCGAATGGGCCACGGCGTAGCCGACGTCCAGGCACTCTTGGTGGTTGCCACCGCCATTAACCTGCACGGTCACGAACTTGGTGGCGCCTTCGCCGTCACGGACGATTGCCTGGGCCACGTCCATGCACACTTCGAACACCGCCTTTTTCAGCGCTTCGAACAGCGCGCCGCTGGCTTCGGTCACTTCCGGCAGGTTGGCTTTGCCTGTGGCGATCAGCATGCAGCAGTCGTTGGTCGAGGTGTCGCCATCGATGGTGATGCGGTTGAACGACTTGTTGGCGCCGTCCAGCATCAGGTCCTTGAGCACCGCCGGGGCAACCTTGGCGTCGGTGGCGATGTAGCCGAGCATGGTGGCCATGTTCGGGCGGATCATGCCTGCACCCTTGCTGATGCCGGTGACGGTAACGGTCACGCCATCGTGCTGGAACTGGCGGCTGGCACCCTTGGGCAGGGTGTCGGTGGTCATGATGCCAGTGGCGGCTTCAGCCCAGTGGTTTTCCGACAAGTTGTCGAGGGCGGCCTGCAGCGCGCCTTCGATCTTCTCGACCGGCAGCGGCTCGCCGATTACACCGGTGGAGAACGGCAGTACCGACTCGGCAGGCACACCGGCCAGTTCAGCCAGCTTGGCGCAAGTACGTTCGGCAGCGGCCAGGCCTGGCGCGCCGGTACCGGCGTTGGCATTACCGGTGTTGGTCAGCAGGTAGCGCACGGTGCCCTGCACACGCTGCTTGGACAGGATCACCGGCGCGGCGCAGAAGGCGTTGAGGGTGAACACGCCAGCCACGCTGGAGCCTTCGGCACAGCGCATGACCACCACATCCTTACGCCCCGGGCGCTTGATGCCGGCAGAAGCGATACCGAGTTCAAAACCCGGAACCGGGTGCAGGGTGGGCAAAGGACCAAGACCAACAGCCA
Proteins encoded:
- the argJ gene encoding bifunctional glutamate N-acetyltransferase/amino-acid acetyltransferase ArgJ; amino-acid sequence: MAVGLGPLPTLHPVPGFELGIASAGIKRPGRKDVVVMRCAEGSSVAGVFTLNAFCAAPVILSKQRVQGTVRYLLTNTGNANAGTGAPGLAAAERTCAKLAELAGVPAESVLPFSTGVIGEPLPVEKIEGALQAALDNLSENHWAEAATGIMTTDTLPKGASRQFQHDGVTVTVTGISKGAGMIRPNMATMLGYIATDAKVAPAVLKDLMLDGANKSFNRITIDGDTSTNDCCMLIATGKANLPEVTEASGALFEALKKAVFEVCMDVAQAIVRDGEGATKFVTVQVNGGGNHQECLDVGYAVAHSPLIKTALFASDPNWGRILAAVGRAGVPELDVSLIDVYLDSVCIASKGGRSPSYTEAQGSAVMAQEEITIRIELGRGQCSETIWTTDLSHEYVKINAEYRT